From the genome of Streptacidiphilus rugosus AM-16, one region includes:
- a CDS encoding tetratricopeptide repeat protein, with product MSERTAEQPATGGRTGSGWGPGTDEQVWLLRSRGCWQPAAALLGEGPDAAVERAELLIEAAFFTGRGWDDAEAALRAAEALVTNNSQRAATSCARGFLAYGATVMKVHDRLDEAQAALGRASALLPPDDPARPLLDFRRGLIAHALLGDATAGRAAYRRAHAGAEQQQDAHLLSYTWRHLASIAQEDGNVAGARHGYAESLRLREQTGFAIGIAPALATLAEVSPAPEAAQLRAEARRLVTAFAGTPFWLVLD from the coding sequence TTGTCCGAGCGGACAGCGGAGCAGCCGGCGACAGGGGGTAGGACGGGCTCCGGTTGGGGCCCGGGAACGGACGAGCAGGTCTGGCTGCTGCGCTCACGCGGCTGCTGGCAGCCGGCCGCGGCGCTCCTCGGCGAGGGACCGGACGCCGCCGTCGAACGGGCGGAGCTGCTGATCGAGGCGGCCTTCTTCACCGGCCGCGGCTGGGACGACGCGGAGGCCGCGCTGCGCGCCGCCGAGGCCCTGGTCACCAACAACAGCCAGCGCGCGGCCACGTCCTGTGCCCGCGGCTTCCTCGCCTACGGCGCGACGGTGATGAAGGTCCACGACCGGCTGGACGAGGCCCAGGCCGCGCTCGGCCGCGCCTCGGCGCTGCTGCCGCCGGACGACCCGGCCCGCCCGCTGCTGGACTTCCGCCGCGGTCTGATCGCCCACGCGCTGCTGGGCGACGCGACCGCGGGCCGCGCGGCCTACCGCCGCGCCCACGCGGGGGCCGAGCAGCAGCAGGACGCGCACCTGCTCTCCTACACCTGGCGGCACCTGGCCTCGATCGCCCAGGAGGACGGCAACGTGGCCGGTGCGCGGCACGGCTACGCCGAGTCCCTGCGCCTGCGCGAGCAGACCGGCTTCGCGATCGGCATCGCCCCGGCACTGGCCACGCTGGCGGAGGTCTCCCCGGCGCCGGAGGCCGCGCAGCTGCGGGCGGAGGCGCGTCGCCTGGTCACGGCGTTCGCGGGCACGCCGTTCTGGCTCGTGCTGGACTGA